Within the Longimicrobium sp. genome, the region CATTTTGAGTACCGATGGTTGGAAGTGTGATCAATTGCCCGCGTAGCGGAATGCCGCCCACGCGGAGGGGCTGCTCCACTCCGGGCGCCCGGAGTGGAGCAGTTTCTTCTGAGCCGCCTGGAGGGAGGCCGCGCCCTGACCCGTCGCCCGGTAGGCGCGGTGGAACTCCACCATGAGCCGGTTCGAGGCGGCGTCGTCGACCCGCCACGACCCGCCCACCACCCCGGCCGCTCCCGCGCTCAGGAACGCCGCCGCGAACCCCGCGAACGCGCTCCCCCGCCCCGCCGACGGGCGCAGGGTCTCGCAGGCGGAGAGCACGATAAGCCGGGTGCCCCGCAGGTCCATCGAATCCAGCTCAGCCGCCTGCAGCGGCTGCGCGCCGGCGGTGCCGGGGCGCGGCGCCAGCACCAGCGACGAGCGCTCGGGCCGCTCTGGGTCGAACAGCGCGTGCCCGGTGAAGTGGAAGACTTCGGCCCGCCCGAGCGCTCTGCGTACAGCCGGGTTCGTGGCCTCGGGTCCGGGAAGCTGCTCCGCGTGGGGGTAAAGCCGCGCGATGCTGTCTCCCTCGGCCCGCGCCCAGGCCAGGGTCGGCAGGCCAGGATAGGCCCGCCTATCGTACTTCGGGTCGGCGACGATGGAGACGCGTGCGGGCGGAGGGGCGGGCGGGCTCCCGGCCGCGGCGTCGGCCAGGCTGGGGACCTGGCGGATGACGTGATCGTCCACCATGTACCGCGCACTCCGCCGGTCGAACAACGCGGAGAAGGGAACACCCGCCAGCTCGCCGTCGGCCACGATCACCAGCCGCGATCCCGCACCGCCGATCCGGTCGGCGACGGGGCGGAGCATCACCTCGAAGAGCCGCTCCAGCCCCGGCCGCACCGCCGCCTCGGCGTCGCCGCGCTCCAGCTGCACGCCGAGCTGCCCGATGGCGTCCAGGAGCTCGTCGCGCCGCACCCGGGCGCGCACGAGACGGGGACGCCCGTCGCCAATCACGAAGATCAGCAGCGTGTCGCCGACCAGCGCGTAGTCGAGCGCCACCTCGCCGCGCTGGGCCGCGACCGTGGCCGGCCGCTTCGCCGCGCCGGCGCGGCGGAACGCGAGAGAGACGCGCCCGCGTTCGAGGTCCCGGAGCGCGCCGAGGGTATCGCCGGCATTCAGCCTCAGCATCACCAGCCGGTCGAACGCGGCGCGCGACGCTTCGGCGAGGGAGAGGCGGAAGGGCGCGGCGAGCACGTCCGCGCGGTTGGGAACGAGGACGCGCACCGCTCTGTCGAGGTCCGCCGCCGCACCCGCGGTGTCGCGCAGCGACAGCCGCGCGTTGGCCCGTAGCACCAGCGCCTGGTACAGCCGCGGGGCGCCGTTCTTCTCCGAGGCCGCGGGCGAACCCACCATCTCGCTGGCGATCGATGCGGCGCGGCGCGGATCGGAGGCGAGATACACCGTCGCGAGCGCGACTTGTAGGTCCCCACGGAGCTTCGAGGAGGGAAACCCGGCCGCGACGCTGTCCAGCGCGCGTTCGGCGAGTTCCACGTCGCCGAGTGCGCCCGCTTGGTCACCCACAACCGCCCGCATCTGCGCGCGGGCCGCGAATGCCTCGGCCAGGTACTCGGGACGTCCATTGAGGCCAGCCGCCTGCACCCGCTCGTCCTGAAAGCGGAGCGCCGTGTGCGGAAGACCGTCCGCCAGCGCGGTACGGGCTGCGGCCCCCAGCGCGTTGCAACGCCAGACAGAGCCCGGGTCTTGCGCCACCCGCCTGAGCGCCTCGCGCGCGTCACCGTGCGATGCCTGGAGCGCGCCCACCGCTGTTTCGCCGTCCGCGGCCACGTAGAGCGCACCCGCCGACAGCCGCGGCGCTCCGGCGCGGAGGAGAAGCTCCGCGGCCTCGTGCGCAGGGCCGATCACCGCGTCGGGATGCTTCAGGCGGAGCTCCAGGGTGGCGCGGCTCCAGCGGGTGCGCCCCGCCAGGATCGGACTCCGCGCACGATCCAGCCCCGGCTCCAGGAGCTGGAGGACTGTATCGGCCGCGGAAAATTTCCCGGCGCCGATCAACGCGGCCGCGTATCCCTGGCGCGC harbors:
- a CDS encoding CHAT domain-containing protein; this encodes MPALTRLTAIVVAIAGTAFVGVRPTGPVERVSSVHPPRAFLPRLSIASEYRPCAVTPGGLGIPVARCSGGGERRRELAALTPMIVARAEREPTPEALHAGALLDVLSDAGENTLDGAISSLRSAAGLSDNPAPALNDLAAALLVRAQAAQNPRDAAEAIDVSERAMSLTPHNPAILFNRALALEAWELNGDAVGAWRDYLAVDPHSPWADEARRHLHAAEAPTGPERLSPGATADELRAWAARAPEDAWAAGWKALAEWSETTLAGDTLGAERALARAETLGRALQGRDATLADAADDIRRRQRDSAAARLLALGHRAYANARADMEIPAYDTAVAAFREMLEQRLPSPALESWARQGYAAALIGAGKFSAADTVLQLLEPGLDRARSPILAGRTRWSRATLELRLKHPDAVIGPAHEAAELLLRAGAPRLSAGALYVAADGETAVGALQASHGDAREALRRVAQDPGSVWRCNALGAAARTALADGLPHTALRFQDERVQAAGLNGRPEYLAEAFAARAQMRAVVGDQAGALGDVELAERALDSVAAGFPSSKLRGDLQVALATVYLASDPRRAASIASEMVGSPAASEKNGAPRLYQALVLRANARLSLRDTAGAAADLDRAVRVLVPNRADVLAAPFRLSLAEASRAAFDRLVMLRLNAGDTLGALRDLERGRVSLAFRRAGAAKRPATVAAQRGEVALDYALVGDTLLIFVIGDGRPRLVRARVRRDELLDAIGQLGVQLERGDAEAAVRPGLERLFEVMLRPVADRIGGAGSRLVIVADGELAGVPFSALFDRRSARYMVDDHVIRQVPSLADAAAGSPPAPPPARVSIVADPKYDRRAYPGLPTLAWARAEGDSIARLYPHAEQLPGPEATNPAVRRALGRAEVFHFTGHALFDPERPERSSLVLAPRPGTAGAQPLQAAELDSMDLRGTRLIVLSACETLRPSAGRGSAFAGFAAAFLSAGAAGVVGGSWRVDDAASNRLMVEFHRAYRATGQGAASLQAAQKKLLHSGRPEWSSPSAWAAFRYAGN